The Pristiophorus japonicus isolate sPriJap1 chromosome 3, sPriJap1.hap1, whole genome shotgun sequence genome has a segment encoding these proteins:
- the LOC139259668 gene encoding tubulin alpha-1D chain-like isoform X2 — translation MRECISIHVGQAGVQMGNACWELYCLEHGIQPDGQMPSDKTIGGGDDSFNTFFSETGAGKHVPRAVFVDLEPTVIDEVRGGTYRQLFHPEQLITGKEDAANNYARGHYTIGKELIDLVLDKLRKLSDQCTGLQGFLIFHSFGGGTGSGFTSLLMERLSVDYGKKSKLEFAIYPAPQISTAVVEPYNSILTTHTTLEHSDCAFMVDNEAIYDICRRNLDIERPTYTNLNRLIGQIVSSITVSLRFDGALNVDLTEFQTNLVPYPRIHFPLATYAPVTSSEKAYHEQLSVAEITNSCFEPANQMVKCDPRHGKYMACCLLYRGDVVPKDVNAAIATIKTKRTIQFVDWCPTGFKVGINYQPPTVVPGGDLAKVQRAVCMLSNTTAIAEAWARLDHKFDLMYAKRAFVHWYVGEGMEEGEFSEAREDMAALEKDYEEVGADSAEDQGEEEEY, via the exons ATG CGTGAATGTATCTCCATCCATGTTGGCCAGGCCGGAGTCCAGATGGGCAATGCCTGCTGGGAGCTGTACTGTCTGGAACACGGTATCCAGCCCGATGGACAGATGCCCAGTGACAAGACCATTGGAGGTGGAGATGACTCCTTCAACACTTTCTTCAGTGAGACTGGAGCAGGGAAGCATGTCCCCCGGGCTGTCTTTGTTGATTTGGAACCCACTGTGATAG ATGAGGTCCGCGGTGGTACCTATCGGCAGCTGTTCCACCCTGAGCAGCTCATCACTGGGAAGGAAGATGCGGCAAACAACTATGCCCGTGGGCACTACACCATCGGCAAGGAGCTGATCGACCTGGTTCTTGACAAACTTCGTAAACTA TCAGACCAGTGCACAGGACTCCAGGGTTTCCTCATTTTCCACAGCTTTGGCGGAGGCACTGGCTCAGGTTTCACATCCCTGCTGATGGAACGTCTCTCCGTCGACTACGGCAAGAAGTCCAAACTTGAATTTGCCATCTACCCGGCTCCTCAGATCTCCACGGCTGTAGTCGAACCCTACAACTCCATCCTGACCACCCACACCACCCTCGAGCACTCGGACTGTGCCTTCATGGTAGACAATGAAGCCATCTATGATATCTGTCGCAGAAACCTGGACATTGAGCGCCCTACCTACACCAATTTGAACCGACTGATTGGTCAGATTGTGTCCTCTATCACAGTATCCCTTCGCTTTGACGGTGCCTTAAATGTTGATCTGACAGAGTTCCAGACCAATTTGGTTCCATACCCACGTATCCACTTCCCTCTGGCTACCTATGCTCCTGTAACCTCATCTGAGAAGGCTTACCATGAGCAACTGTCTGTAGCTGAGATCACCAATTCTTGCTTTGAGCCAGCAAACCAGATGGTCAAGTGTGACCCTCGCCATGGCAAGTACATGGCTTGCTGTCTGCTCTATCGAGGTGATGTGGTGCCAAAAGATGTCAATGCTGCTATTGCCACAATCAAGACCAAACGCACCATCCAGTTTGTGGACTGGTGCCCAACTGGCTTCAAGGTTGGCATCAACTACCAGCCTCCCACTGTGGTGCCTGGCGGGGACCTGGCCAAGGTGCAGCGCGCAGTGTGCATGTTGAGCAACACCACGGCCATTGCCGAGGCCTGGGCTCGCCTTGATCACAAGTTTGATCTGATGTACGCCAAGCGCGCCTTTGTGCACTGGTACGTGGGTGAGGGGATGGAGGAAGGAGAGTTCTCTGAGGCTCGTGAGGACATGGCGGCCTTGGAGAAAGATTACGAAGAGGTTGGTGCAGATAGTGCTGAGGATCAAGGTGAAGAAGAAGAATATTAA
- the LOC139259665 gene encoding tubulin alpha-1D chain isoform X1, translating into MPGIFNLLELRECISIHVGQAGVQMGNACWELYCLEHGIQPDGQMPSDKTIGGGDDSFNTFFSETGAGKHVPRAVFVDLEPTVIDEVRTGTYRQLFHPEQLITGKEDAANNYARGHYTIGKELIDLVLDRLRKLADQCTGLQGFLIFHSFGGGTGSGFTSLLMERLSVDYGKKSKLEFSIYPAPQISTAVVEPYNSILTTHTTLEHSDCAFMVDNEAIYDICRRNLDIERPTYTNLNRLIGQIVSSITASLRFDGALNVDLTEFQTNLVPYPRIHFPLATYAPVISAEKAYHEQLSVSEITNACFEPANQMVKCDPRHGKYMACCLLYRGDVVPKDVNAAIATIKTKRTIQFVDWCPTGFKVGINYQPPTVVPGGDLAKVQRAVCMLSNTTAIAEAWARLDHKFDLMYAKRAFVHWYVGEGMEEGEFSEAREDMAALEKDYEEVGTDSVEGEGEAEEGEEY; encoded by the exons ATGCCAGGCATTTTCAATCTCCTGGAACTG CGTGAATGTATCTCCATCCATGTTGGCCAGGCCGGAGTCCAGATGGGCAATGCCTGCTGGGAGCTGTACTGTCTGGAACACGGTATCCAGCCCGATGGACAGATGCCCAGTGACAAGACCATTGGAGGTGGAGACGACTCCTTCAACACTTTCTTCAGTGAGACTGGAGCAGGGAAGCACGTCCCCCGGGCTGTCTTTGTTGATTTGGAACCCACTGTGATCG ATGAGGTCCGCACCGGTACCTATCGCCAGCTGTTCCACCCCGAGCAGCTCATCACCGGAAAGGAAGACGCAGCAAACAACTACGCCCGCGGGCACTACACCATCGGCAAGGAGCTGATTGACCTGGTTCTGGACAGACTTCGCAAATTG GCTGACCAGTGCACAGGACTCCAGGGTTTCCTCATTTTCCACAGCTTTGGCGGAGGCACTGGCTCAGGTTTCACGTCCCTGCTGATGGAACGTCTCTCCGTCGACTACGGCAAGAAGTCCAAGCTGGAGTTTTCCATCTACCCGGCTCCTCAGATCTCCACGGCTGTCGTCGAACCCTACAACTCCATCCTGACCACCCACACCACCCTCGAGCACTCGGACTGTGCCTTCATGGTAGACAATGAAGCCATCTATGATATCTGTCGCAGAAACCTGGACATTGAGCGCCCTACCTACACCAATTTGAACCGACTGATTGGTCAGATTGTGTCGTCCATCACAGCCTCCCTTCGCTTTGACGGTGCCTTGAATGTTGATCTGACAGAGTTCCAGACCAATTTGGTTCCATACCCACGTATCCACTTCCCTCTGGCGACCTATGCCCCAGTGATCTCAGCTGAGAAGGCTTACCACGAACAACTGTCTGTGTCTGAGATCACCAATGCCTGCTTTGAGCCAGCAAACCAGATGGTCAAGTGTGACCCTCGCCATGGCAAGTACATGGCTTGCTGTCTGCTCTATCGAGGCGACGTGGTGCCAAAAGATGTCAATGCTGCCATTGCCACCATCAAGACCAAACGCACCATCCAGTTTGTGGACTGGTGCCCAACTGGCTTCAAGGTTGGCATCAACTACCAGCCTCCCACTGTGGTGCCTGGCGGGGACCTGGCCAAGGTGCAGCGCGCAGTGTGCATGTTGAGCAACACCACGGCCATTGCCGAGGCCTGGGCTCGCCTTGATCACAAGTTTGATCTGATGTACGCCAAGCGCGCCTTTGTGCACTGGTATGTGGGTGAGGGGATGGAGGAAGGGGAGTTCTCGGAGGCCCGTGAAGACATGGCGGCCTTGGAAAAAGATTAtgaagaggtgggcactgacagtgTTGAGGGTGAAGGAGAGGCAGAAGAAGGTGAGGAGTATTAG
- the LOC139259665 gene encoding tubulin alpha-1D chain isoform X2: MRECISIHVGQAGVQMGNACWELYCLEHGIQPDGQMPSDKTIGGGDDSFNTFFSETGAGKHVPRAVFVDLEPTVIDEVRTGTYRQLFHPEQLITGKEDAANNYARGHYTIGKELIDLVLDRLRKLADQCTGLQGFLIFHSFGGGTGSGFTSLLMERLSVDYGKKSKLEFSIYPAPQISTAVVEPYNSILTTHTTLEHSDCAFMVDNEAIYDICRRNLDIERPTYTNLNRLIGQIVSSITASLRFDGALNVDLTEFQTNLVPYPRIHFPLATYAPVISAEKAYHEQLSVSEITNACFEPANQMVKCDPRHGKYMACCLLYRGDVVPKDVNAAIATIKTKRTIQFVDWCPTGFKVGINYQPPTVVPGGDLAKVQRAVCMLSNTTAIAEAWARLDHKFDLMYAKRAFVHWYVGEGMEEGEFSEAREDMAALEKDYEEVGTDSVEGEGEAEEGEEY; encoded by the exons CGTGAATGTATCTCCATCCATGTTGGCCAGGCCGGAGTCCAGATGGGCAATGCCTGCTGGGAGCTGTACTGTCTGGAACACGGTATCCAGCCCGATGGACAGATGCCCAGTGACAAGACCATTGGAGGTGGAGACGACTCCTTCAACACTTTCTTCAGTGAGACTGGAGCAGGGAAGCACGTCCCCCGGGCTGTCTTTGTTGATTTGGAACCCACTGTGATCG ATGAGGTCCGCACCGGTACCTATCGCCAGCTGTTCCACCCCGAGCAGCTCATCACCGGAAAGGAAGACGCAGCAAACAACTACGCCCGCGGGCACTACACCATCGGCAAGGAGCTGATTGACCTGGTTCTGGACAGACTTCGCAAATTG GCTGACCAGTGCACAGGACTCCAGGGTTTCCTCATTTTCCACAGCTTTGGCGGAGGCACTGGCTCAGGTTTCACGTCCCTGCTGATGGAACGTCTCTCCGTCGACTACGGCAAGAAGTCCAAGCTGGAGTTTTCCATCTACCCGGCTCCTCAGATCTCCACGGCTGTCGTCGAACCCTACAACTCCATCCTGACCACCCACACCACCCTCGAGCACTCGGACTGTGCCTTCATGGTAGACAATGAAGCCATCTATGATATCTGTCGCAGAAACCTGGACATTGAGCGCCCTACCTACACCAATTTGAACCGACTGATTGGTCAGATTGTGTCGTCCATCACAGCCTCCCTTCGCTTTGACGGTGCCTTGAATGTTGATCTGACAGAGTTCCAGACCAATTTGGTTCCATACCCACGTATCCACTTCCCTCTGGCGACCTATGCCCCAGTGATCTCAGCTGAGAAGGCTTACCACGAACAACTGTCTGTGTCTGAGATCACCAATGCCTGCTTTGAGCCAGCAAACCAGATGGTCAAGTGTGACCCTCGCCATGGCAAGTACATGGCTTGCTGTCTGCTCTATCGAGGCGACGTGGTGCCAAAAGATGTCAATGCTGCCATTGCCACCATCAAGACCAAACGCACCATCCAGTTTGTGGACTGGTGCCCAACTGGCTTCAAGGTTGGCATCAACTACCAGCCTCCCACTGTGGTGCCTGGCGGGGACCTGGCCAAGGTGCAGCGCGCAGTGTGCATGTTGAGCAACACCACGGCCATTGCCGAGGCCTGGGCTCGCCTTGATCACAAGTTTGATCTGATGTACGCCAAGCGCGCCTTTGTGCACTGGTATGTGGGTGAGGGGATGGAGGAAGGGGAGTTCTCGGAGGCCCGTGAAGACATGGCGGCCTTGGAAAAAGATTAtgaagaggtgggcactgacagtgTTGAGGGTGAAGGAGAGGCAGAAGAAGGTGAGGAGTATTAG